Genomic DNA from Lagopus muta isolate bLagMut1 chromosome 19, bLagMut1 primary, whole genome shotgun sequence:
AGACGCATAAACCACACAGACACCTTCCGAGCCGGCACATTTCGTACAGACACGTTCCGAGACGCACAGATCCCTTAGCCCACACTGCAGACGTCATcagcccccacagccccactgccagcccGCGGGCCCcgcaggcacagcacagcacacgtCCCACGCCACCGCCAAGCGAGGGCCCCTCGAGCGTGGGGACGATGCCAGAACTGGTCGAGAATGGAGGGGGTACATGGAAAAGGTCACCTTTTCAGTGAGAGATCAGCCATCCCAAAACCAAGTGCTTTTTGGCTGAAAAAGAACCTAGTTTTTGGCCCCGAACAACCATCTGTAGGCCAAatacaactatttttttttttaaaggaaagttgACATTTTCTACAGCAAGATTGTGTTTAGCTGGAATCctaatttttaatcaaaaaaaaaaaaaagagagagaaacccCAAATTCTTCCAGAAAATCTCCCACCAGCCAGGGTCTGCCATGTGAACCCAGATTAGGttgaagtcatttttaaagACATATTGATTTCTTGTctatattttcttcctgatgtcATTTAAAGTTTTTGGTGCCTTCACTTCACTTCCATACCTTAACATGTTTGAGTCTCTTCTGCagttaatattaattaatttcttGGCTTTATAATGTTTGGTTTGGGGATAATTGCACCATCCCTGTAACATCATTTACCCTAAATTACTGATATGTGCTTCTAGAATTAGTTCTACTTTAACATAGTTTTGATATGacaattttcttgctttttttttttttgccttttcctttttctttttcttttttttttttaatattaaaaactgcatgcatgaactctacacaaaaaaaaaaaaaaaaaaaaaaaaaaaaaaacagtaaacgCGAATGTTACCCTGTGATAACTCTGTGATTGGAGGAGATATGCTTTCAACCCAAAGCCCCACTCTGTATCGCAGTTCTCCTGCCAGGCTCCCCAGGTCGTTTGGTGACGTCAGGGTcccccagagctgtgcagagagggCAGAGCACTCTGTCCCAtcccgccccgccgggccccCCCTTCCTGCCCCACGTCCACGTGCACAGAGGCACACGCATTCGCACCCACACTGCTTTTTTCCTGGTTGCGTCAGGGTATTTAACAAAGGATCTTTTCTTCTGCCCCTATAGTTTTTTTATCTGGAGCTCTTCCTCCGGCAGAGGCTGGCATCATCTCCTATGGGTGCCCGCCCTGCCTCTCCCCTCTCCAAGCCTTTTCCTCCTGGAGGGGCTCCAGCCCCATCCCTTCAGCTTTGCTACCGCAGCTGAGGTTTTGGTTGCACCCCTTTAGAAAAGGTGTGGTTTTGGTGGGCCAGTAGAATGCCACAGAAAGCTCCTCAGGGTGACAGAGCAGATTGGCagagcagcacctccaggtgatgGCCACGGTGTTGCCACTTGGGATTTCTTAGAGGCTCCATTTTGATAGCTGTTGGTGCCCCACATGGATGAGCCATCCCAAGAGATGTTCCTCACCACATGCGCCACATGGATGGGATCGTGCTAGCTCCGGTCCCCACCCCAGCAGCTTCCCACGGGGGTCCTTGTGAAGTCCCAAACCAAGCAGGCGAACCCCAAACAGCCCACGCCGTGCTCAAGGGGCCACCAGACCTCCCCACACAGGGTAGCCACAGTgccagagccaccagcagagGCACAGGGGTCACAGTTGCTGCTGACAAACACAGGATGCATTAAATCCTGTGAAATCCTTCTAATGACCAAGGAGCCCATGGAAGCCCACCACACATGTAGCCCACCAGCCCTCCTAGGTAGTGTGGTAAATGTCCATGGAGAGggctcacacagcagcacaccaAGATCTTTTCCTGGCACCATGTTAGGTCCCCAGAGCAGCATGACAGAGGGGTCAGTGTCACTGTTTGGCACTGGTGCCACCCAACCACTCAGGGCTTGGAGCTAGGAGAATGAGAGGaaggaggcagggaggcagggaggaatCAGCTGCCCATTTGCTAGCCCCTAGCTGGggagaaaggctttttttcttttttcttttttttttttttttggctgttacAGAGGTGtttctgctctccctgctggtgGGGATGCAGCTGGGGAGGTTTTTCCCAGGGGTGTTGGCTGAGCACCCCACTGCAAGGAGTGCAGAACCCCGAATCCAGGCCACATCTGCACAGGCTGCACTTTCACATTAGCAAGTGACGCTACAGCTTGTCGCCAATCAGccgcacagcacagctcctcacCTGCGCACAAGGGTAGGAAGAGCAGAGGCACTCAGGCAAGGAGATGCACTGCCATggcctcagagcacagctggagctgccACCGGCCATGCCCTGCAGCCACATACTCAGCCGTGGGCTGGGCTGGCAGGTCACAGCTTCTTCTTGTGGCATTCCCTAAGCAGGCGAGGGCTGGCTCCACAGGTGCCAGGCACCACGCCATGCCCCAGTGTCCTCCCCATCCGGCCATAGAGTGCATGGAGAGCGTCTGCAAGGACCTCTGCACGAGGCTGGAGCACAGGGGACCTCAGCCACGAGCAGGTATGGGGCCTTTGCATCACCCCCAGAGATATCCCGTAGGGACACAGGAAGTGTGAGGAGATGCGGGGGAGAGTGCCAGGACTGCCTAACGCTCCTCTCTCTCTGTCTGTGTATTTGTGTGTTGCAGCAATACCATCCCACTGACATCACCGGCCAGCTCAACCTCTCCGACCCCTCCGTCAGCACTGTGGTTTGACCTTCTCCCCAAGGGCCATCAGTCCTTGCCCGGCACAGTAGGAAGGCACAGCCAGGACTGCCTCTCAAGGGACACTGATGGGTTCTTCAGGGTGAGATGGGAGTAAAGCATCCTTCATCCATACACGGTGACTTCATTGTATATCTCCCTCCCTCCCTAGGCCTGCTGCCATACTCACGCCCCAAAATGCACGGCAGAACCAGGACAGGGTTTGGACTTCACTGTACAGAGAAAACCGCTCCCAACCAGTGCTGTTGTTGATCAGTATTGCCACTGACTGGCTGCGTGTGAGGGGAAAGGACTTGGAAGGCACGTGGTGCCTGCTGTCCTGCAGTGGTAGGGAAGAGCCGGTGTCAGGCTGCAGCCACGTGTTTGGCTTTGCAGGCTCTGGGTTCCCACAGATCCCAGAGATGTTCTCATGGAGCGGCCAGGGACTGCTGCCATGCAGAGatctgccaccagcacagcagggctgggagatgTGCACGCTTCTCGTGGCCAGGGGATGAGCGCCCGTTCCCCTCCATCAGCCCCTGCTCAGTGCCCATGACCAAATGTGGTGCTCTGGAGCTCCCAGCCAAGATCCTGGCTTCCCATATCTGCACACAAGGCATCCCCAAGGCCTGGCCATGGCCAGCACGTAACTTTCACACTGTAGCTGACATGACCAGGAGACAAACAAGGCAAACCGAGTGCCAGATCAGCAGAAGGCAACTAAGCAAGACCGCTCAGAGCTACTCCTCCCCATGCACCGAGCTTCTACAAGCAGGTGTTTCAAGCAGCCATGAGCACTCCAACACCCAGGAAACACCACCCAGGTTGGGGATGAGTGCCTGCAGAGTGTGTATGAGCAGCAAGGGCAGAAAACCCACCTGCAATGTGGTACCAAGCCCCTGTGGAGAGCACCACCTCCTCCTTGCCCCAGCCAAGCAGGTGTGGCAGACAGGGCCGGCAAGATTTTCGGGTGGCAGCTGGGGTCTGTGAGCATTGTCCCACTGACTGCAGTGGCTCCATCAAGTTCATCTCACTCCAGCTGAGAAATCAGGCCCATTCGACTTTATACGTCAGTGTAACATTGATACCAAGTTTTTGCAAGAGCTCAGTAAAGTCTAGACTGGATTGTGGAGTGGTTTATTGCTGCGCCGTGTGCCTCCATCTGTTTCTccctctcagcagagctggcaggaagCCCTGTGCTAAATCAGAGCCTCACCCAGCATTTCTGCAGGGCTCATGGCAAAAAGGTGGGGGGACagggagggatggagcagggagagggccaggagctgcagggagggtGGGGAGGAGTGAGGCATTCCTATTCTAGGATGGCAGGATGGATGGAGATTGTGTGGACAGACCCAGGCTGAAGCCAAACACCAGCACCATGCAAGCTGGCTTTGCCCACCTCCATCCTGATGTAATCTGGGTTGAGGCTGCTGggacatatttttctttccccccttgGGCTGGTGACAGCAGCCATCTCACCAGCCACTGCAGGACCTTATGCTCATGCCCAACATGGAGACAAGTGGAGAGAAGGGCCCAGCAGCAACCCCACGCACCCTTTGCCTCctagtgtttttctttgctatgcCATACAACCCCCAATAAGCTTGTGACATCATCCATGACATCATTCCCTTCCAGCTTTGcctcccttttttcttcatggctTGACGTTTGTCCCCATGTTCCCAGCCAGTGGCCACAATGGTTTGAGTCCCCAGGGAGGATGGCTGTGCGCCTGGGAGGAGCAGGCAGCCAGGTGGCTGTGGGGGATGTCAGACAAGGTCCTAGCTCCTCATGGGAAGCCCAGACCTGCCCAGAGAGCCACATATGCACACAGGGCTGGTCTGTGTCTTGCCAATAAAAATGAGAGCAGGCCACAGCTGAGGTTACATTTAGTTTATTCTCTGTATGATTTATTTAACTTCTGCCAAAAGCTTGCCAAAGGATGCATTGGCCACATCCCTGGCTTGTCCTACAGCTCTTGCGCAGGCAGGAAATCATTTCTATGCCATTGGAGCTAGTGGAGAAAGGTTGATGTTCACAGGCATCTCATTGTGGCTCCCATTGCcttgcagtgcacagggactgTTTCTCCTCTGTGAGAGTTACCCCCTTCACCCCAGTTGTACTTTTGCATATaagaaaaagggttttttttacaaaaagaagCACCACCaaaggtggtggatgccccattcctacagacattcagggtcaggctggatggggctcggagcacctgatggagctatagctgtccctgttcattgcaggggatttggaccaAATGCTCTTAAAGAACCCTTCTAACTCAAatggttccatgattctacgattctactTCCATCTGCCACATGGATGGAGGTTCTGGGTTGCCCCAAAAGGTCCTCAAGTGCACTGGTAGACCCACAGATATCTGGGGCACACATAAAGCCAAACAGATGGCATGTGGATGcaccaaaaaccaaaccatgGGACAGGAGGGATGTGTGAAGGATTGCTGAGAGTCACTGAATGCAGGGTGGAGGGTGATGAGAGCACTGAAAGACACAAGGAGGTAAATGGGACACACTCAAATGCATGGAATGAGGCAAGAGGGGGTGAGCCAGAGGAAAAGGATCAGCAAAAGGTCCCCTCTGCCCTTGGTGGCCCTGACTCAGTGACACCCAGTGCTGAGGGTTCTCCTCCAGCTTTGGGGTTCCTTGCGTAGATGCTGGTAAATAACCACAATGGAGCCTATCAAGGTACAGCAGAAGATGCTGGCCAGGAAGGAGAAGGGACCGATGAGCAGAAAGGCAGCGTAGTTCTGGGCTGACAGCGGGATCTTCTGACACTGCTGGAAGGAATCATTCCCAAAGGCCATGATCGGGTATGTGTTCAGTGACTTTGGGAACATGCACCGGAGAGAACTCCTCTCTGGAAGAgaagtggtggtggtgggcaCATGAGGGGACAAGACAGGTGGGACAGTAGGGCTGTGTGGGACACAGGGGACCAGGGCAGGAGGATGGACTGCAGGGCCAGGCTGGTCAAAGTGGCACAGAGTAGGGCTCAAAGAAAGGAAGCGGGGAAGGTCCCACACTCATCCATGTCCTATACCCTGGGGagtgggatggatggggaggtGGGAACAGACTGGGGCAGGATGGGTCAGGCAGAGTGGGGAATGGCTCCCTGggggcagcagtgagcaggcagTCTGGAAATGGCACAGAAAGCCCCACCAGTGGAAATGGATGGGAAGGAGTGGAAGGAAAGACCTCATCAGCGGATCAGACCCACACTCATAGGGTCTTCCCCAtagagaagaggctgaaggcATCGGGCCTTGATCAAGTCAAGTGTGATGCCCACCCCACAGGTGCACATTGCCCATCCTTGCCCTCCCTGTGGCAGGGAGACAGTGGGACAGTACAGGGTGCCGACCCCACCACTCTGGGCAGTCCCTGCTGGTGACCAAGGAGCGGCCACGAGGAACCAGATCTGAGGACAAATCCACCCAAATGGGGCTGGCTTTTGGGAACCTTGCAGGAACCCCAGCCCCTGCACCCAAAGCCTGGCAGCTGATGGGGGAGCCCAGAGAAGGTGGAGCAGGTGGGGGTGTGGGGACACATTCCCTTGGGCACTCACCTGGCACTTTCTCCCTGTTGTGTTCCAGCCAGCGCCAGAGGGGCAggatgctgcaggagcacatCCAGGGGTTCCCATTCAGGAAGATCACTTGGAGCTGAGGCAGGGCAGGTAGCACAcctgcctccagctgctccagcctgtTGTAGCCTAAATTGAGGATAGACAGGCTGGTGAGGGGCAGGAAGGTCTCGGGGCTCAGCACAGACAGGTAGTTGTCACTGAGGTCCAGCTCCTGCAGCGTCCCGAGTCCCAGCAGCGCCTGCCTGTGGATCTTCTCCAAGCGGTTATGGGTCAGGCTGAGCCGCAGCAGCACCGGCAGGGAGGGGAAAGCATGGGCCCTGAGCACGGCGATGAGGTTGTAGTCGAGCCAGAGGGTGCTGGCATTGGTGGGCAGGAGCCGCGGCACCTCGTGCAGGTCACGCTGGTGGCAGTCCACGTCCCCTGCCTGGCAGTGGCAGGTGTGGGGACACGCTGGagcaggcagtgggcacaggAGGAGCAGTAGGACCAGCAGGACGCTGGGACCCCTCCATCCACCCGTGGCTGCCCACCCACGCAGTGGGGGCTCCCCATTCCCTGGCATCGGCGTTGCCCCCATGGCGGGATGCCTGATGGCCTTGCCTAGCCCCGCGTCCCTGACTGGCACCCTTGGGTGCAGTGAGCAGCTGGATGTGCCTGGCTCCCGGTAGCTGCACGCATTCCCCACTGCATGCTGTGTTGTGCTCGGGGTGGAGCCGCACTTTtcttagcaaatatttttgcagtgatGCTTGCCCTGGCAAGGTGCGGCCGTGCCCTCACCCCTCCCCTTGCCAGGCACTGCTCCAGCCAGGTAAGCAGCCAGATCTGTGCTGTCCATATTTAACTGCTTGTGTGCACTGCaggctggggagggggaaaaaatgatctTCTGGCCTGTGTCCTGCTCACAGGATGCACAGAGGACCCAGGGCGAAGTACCCAGCAAGGATGGGACAAAGCATCTATCAGCAGAGGTCCTGCCAGGTGTCCCCTGTGGGCAGCCCTTGGCTGGGATCTGTTTCCCTTGGCTGGGGACCGGCAGCCGGGGCAGGGTGAGGGGAGCTGGGATGTGACCTCCACTTGACACAAGGAAGGTGgctgtgccaggctgctgcCACTTGGAACATGTTCATCCTGGCCTTGGCATGGCAGTGCCAGCACCGGCGGGCTCAAAGTCTGCCCCCACCCTGTTTACATGTACTCTGGTTTCAAAGCCCCACAGCGGGTGCTGAAGGAGGGAGGTTCTAGCTCCCCATGCCTCAGTTCCCTGAGAAGCCCTTGGGAACCAGGGGACCTCATACCACCCATCTCAGCAATGGATTGGAGGTGTCCTCATGGCTCCTTTGCCATTTGGGACCCAGGAGACTTCCTGCCACCCCTGCAGAACCTGCACCCCCAGCCAGATCTGGGATGTTCTCAGATCcggggcaggagcagcaggcagaccGGTTTATTAATAGCCTCTAGAGGAGCTTTGATTTGTTTATCTACCCTGCAGCAAACTCAGTATGCTGCATTAATCCCCATCTGGAAATAATTCAGAGGAATCTTCCtacccagcccagcccagccctggtaGGGCACAGCCACGCTCCAcagtgccctgcagcacccactaATGTGCAGCACCCTGGGATGGATGCGGATTTGAGTTTTCAGGGACCCAGTGCACTTAGAGGTTCATTGCCCAATGCACCAAGGTGCAAAAATGATCAAGAAAAAGATTACAAGGTCATTTCCAGCAAAAGCTCAGGGAGCCCATTGAAGATGTGAAGCATCTCAGAGCTCTCATTCACTGCCACTCTGCAGCACACCTCAGTGACAAGTGGCAAGATGCATCTCCACCAGTGGGCCTGGCACCCCAGCAGTGTCACCACCATCCTCTCACTATCCCTGTAAGTCCTCTGCTGGGCACCCTGTTCCCAACACCAACAGCAGTATGGCCCTTTGGGTCCCTTTCACTCATCCCTTCTCTGGacagggagcacagcatctgcaaGTCTCCATCCTCACCTAGGGCTGCACACCACAGCAATGCCTCCTTTGGAGATTTTGGGCTCCTAAGCCCAGCCCCATGGCCAGCACCAGGtgtggctctgagcatccctgtTCTACAGCAGTAGCACTAGGGCTGTGCTGGTTGGCAGTGGTCCTGAAGGCACTGCACAAGGGGATTGAAATGGGGTGCCCAGACAACAGGCCAAAACCATTCCCAAAATGAAGCGATGGAGATGCAGGTGCCTGGACTCTGCTATACACAGCTCGGGGCTCCGACTCTTCTATGATAGGTGACACCAAGTGGCAGAACTGTGAATGTGCTGCACACACCGTGGGTGCCGTGCCAAGTGAGGGCACTGGGATCTTGCAGCTGCAGTCCTGGCACCTGGTGCAGGGCAGAACTGAGGTGGCACCGTGGTGCCCAGCAATGGGATGCTGCAAGAACTCATCAGCCACATGGAAATGGACTCAGAGTCCACCCAGCCCTCCCCAGGAGCTGCATTAACATCACCCTGGTGCACCCCAGACCTCCACATTTGGCATCTGCTAAGCCCACATTGTGCTAGAGCACAGCAGTTGGAGGCAAAATCAATCCAAAGAGCCCCAGTGACAATGTCATCCTCAATTTTCACTGTCCAGCTGCCCCAGTGCCCCATATTTCTCACGCAAATgacaaacaaagcaagcaaagaaaagcaattggGCAAAGCAGGTCCCTGCTTCCTGCTCTGGGTGCAAGACTTGCCCCAAGTTAGCATGAGGATGAACAACAAATGCAACATGTGCAGCTTAGGAGATGTTTAATGGATGTGGGACCTCCAGGCTGTGGCACACTCCCTGAAGCATCCCTGAGTCAGTGTGCTGTGCCAGGCTCCCATGCCACCTGTCCTGTTGAAGGTGTccccactgcagagctgcattcaTGGAGAAGCTGTGCTGTTAGGTCCTGGGAGCATCTGTGATGGCTGGAGCAGGTTTGGAGCTGCCGGAGGGGTCAGTCGGCAGGGCGAAGGATGGGAGCATTCTCATGCCCCCTGCTGCAGCCCAAATCCCAGCAGAATGGGAAAAAGCCCATGGACAAGCTGGAGCCCTTCCTAGACTACCAGAACAACCCCACCACTGCTACCCACAATGACTCTGGGGTGTGGTGTGGAGATTCCCAAAATGTGACCCAGGAAGCACCCCAAGAGCTCAGCTTGGAGGCACAGAATGCTTCAGTCCAGCAAACCCTGCTGTCCTCATGTCCCCACATTCAGATCTCAAAAGCTGCCGTCACCCCACAGCAGATGCACGGCCGGCAGCAGCCACGGTTCGGGAACGGTGCCCGGGGCACTGCATCCTGGCACAGCCCCAGCGGCTGCTGCGTGACCGGCGGCTCCTTGCACAAGTCCTTGGTGGCCACATCCTGCAGGGAGCGGGCGGCCACCCGGGGATGCTCCTTGTCAGCCTTGATGAGGAGAAAAGTGGCCAGGTCGAGGTCGAGCATGGTGACACCGCCGCGCGGTGTGGGTGTATTTTGGCGGCACTGTGGGCAGGGGATCCAGCGCTGCTCGTTGGCGACGGCGTCCAGGCGCTTGAGGCAGGTCTGGCAGAAGGTATGGCCGCAGTAGAGCCGGCGAGGCAGCCGGCCACACAGGTCATATGAGGAGTAGCAGATGATGCACTCAAGCTTCTGGCTGCCCCGGCTTGGGGTGCGCGTGTGTGCCTCGGCACGTGGCCCCTCGTCCTCTGCACAGGGGCTGCTACCAGCCTGGGACAtgctggggggggaggagggtgggagggaggagggaagaaaatgtgtCAGTGCTAAAGCTGGGGAAAGGACATCAGcttgtagccgaagtgcaggaaGCAGCTCCATGCAGCTGGAGTGGCTGTGGGTTCCTGGGGCTACTGGGGACCCTGCCCTATGGTGGGCTCTGGGGTGCCCTCATCCATGGGGCTGTGCTATCCATGTGTCACCCTGTGTCCCCACCATGAGCTGTGCTGAATGCCCCTTTCCTCTCAAAAGATTTGGGGGTGGCCAGATCCCAGTTGCCTTCATGGGGCTATGGGTCAGTGGGCACCATGGGGTGGGGAGGAGTTGGGAGCTGTGCACAGAGGGCCAGGCCatgccacagccctgctccatgccagccctggagcactgtgctgtggatgccagcagcagggaacaTGCAGGTTGGTGGGGGGGAACTGGGGTGGGTTCAGCATCATCTCAACACATTTGCAACCCTCTCCCAGAGACCACCAGGACCCCACTTCCTCTCCAAAAGGCATTTTGGTCCACGTGGGTACCCCTTCTTCCCCCATTCCTGTCCCCCATCCCTACCTGAATGCTCTCCTCCTCAAGTCCTCAGGGGAGGCGGCAGAGGGGCTGCACCACCCTGGGGGGCTGTGTCAGTCCTGGGAGCAGCATTGGGTCTGGCGACTGCCCAGCTGCGTAATGTGAAGGGGCTCGCCTTTCAGGGGCAGATGAGTATCAGATCTGCTGCTGGAAGCCAAGCCTGGGAGATTGGATTACGAGCACCCAGATAACAAAGCCCTCTGAAATCGAAGCCCTCTCTCTGCTCCTGGGAGCATTCGTTAGCCACCTGTTCTGCCTCCTTGGCAGGAGAAACTGTCCCTGTGAGACCAGGCTGAAACACTGGAGGACACAGGCTGTACCTGGGCAGCAGCAAAGTCTTCTCCATCttcatccaggcacctctggGCAGATGTCGGCCAGCAGAAGTCCCATCGCCCTGTGGATGCTCTGGGACATGCATGGGACAGATGCCACCAAAAGGTGAGGACAACAAGGGCTGGGCTTGGGGAGCTTGGGCTGCTACAGAGACACCACAGCTTCTGCCTGGCACGTGGGTTCCACGTGCAGGGAAATACAGGGAGACAGAGTCCCTGCACAGTGCTCTTCTGGAAACAATGCTCATTGCCAGACTTGCGGGGCAGAGCCTGGACCCTCGGGAGCCCCTGTCAGGTCCGTGCTGGTGCCTGGCCCGGGGGTAGTGGCAGCCTGGGGCGAGTAGCAGCGTCACAGCCgtgcagggagagcagaggaCTTGGAAAGACAAATCCAGGATCCCGTAAGAGCACTGCCAGGAGCCCTCAGCACTTCTGCCTGCGGGCAggagagggcagcaggcagcaatgCAGGCAGGAGCGGGTTCCCAATCTGTTCCCACGAAGCCAGAACTGGAAGAGCCGGAGGGGGTGAGGGGGGAGTGAGCTGGAGACCGAGACCCCCGTGCTCGGGAGCAGAACAGCACCGCAGCTTTGGGGTCGAAGCAGCTGTATCCTGACGTGTCCTCGGCAGCACAGACCGGGTGGGATCCCACTGCCGGGACCGCGTTGGGGGTAGCGTCCCCATGCTGGCAGCCAGGGCAGCGCTGGGCATACCGATGGGCACTGGGTGCTCCATTCAATAACCATCTGCTCGGGGATGGCTGGGCACCCGGCAGCCTGGGGATGTCCTGCATGTCCCAAAGCTGGCAAGGAGAGCAGGCTTAGGGGGATCCCATCAATAAGTGCCTGCACAaaggggctgtggggtctctgAAGCCACGCGGTCCTGGTCAccctgtgctggagcagggatAGGACCAGGTGGACACTGAGCTGCCTCCAgcctcagccctgctgtgaTTCCTGCAGACTGGGACACATGGGACCTGTGGtcagggctgggatggggcagggagaCCCCTGGGTGGCATGGGTACACTGAGGGACACGCTGCCTGAAACCAGCTCAGCTCTGCGTGCCCTGCGGAGACACCCAAACCTGGGCGCGGGGCAATTAGCAGCAGCCAGTGGGTGGGAAAAGTGTTTATCTGTTCCCAGCACTCAGCTGCAAACCGTCCCAGGAGCCGTGGGGACCTTTGGCACTGCAGAATAGGgagaggccccatctgcagagTACAAAGGTCTGCTACAGATGAGCTGGGGCTGCGCATCACCACCCACACCACACCCACATGGGACAGCAGCGCCCTCCCCACACCCAGCACCCTGCCAACACCCCACCTCTATAGAGAATTGCCCCTATACCAACACACACAGCGCAAGAAAGAAGTAGGAGGAGTTGGGAACCGTGGTACAGTTGGAAAACTGTGACCTTATTGCTGTCGTGCAAACATGGTGGGATGGTTCACATCACTGGAATGCCACTGTTGAGAGCTATAAGCTTTTGTAAAGGGATAGGCGAGGTAGGAGAGGTGGGGGAGTTGCCCTCTGTGTTAAAAAATGGATAGACCACGAGGAgctgcctctgagaaacagttGGGAACAGGTggagagcctgtgggttaagATTTGAGATCAGATGAGTAGAGGACAGCTGGTGGTCAGggcctgctgcaggctgcctgatCACAGGGAACTGATTGCCTAaaccttcttgcttcagctgcaagaagTGTCATActcacaggctctcaacctgatgggggatttcagCCACATGGATCTCTGATGGGAAAGCAACACAGCAAGCTGTAAGCAATCCAGGAGACTCctggaatccattgatgataaCTTGGACAGATAGATCAGAGGCGAAGCATTGCTGAACCTGGGGCTCACCAACATGGAGGAGAACATTAAAGATACGAAGAtgggaggcagcctgggctgcagtgagcaTGCCCTGGTTGAATTCATAGTCTTGAggaatgtgggcctggcaaaaaGTGGCTTCAGGACCCTGAAATTCAGGAGGGCCAACTTCAGGCTGTGTAAGGAGTTGTTGGATGAGATCTCCTGGGGAGACAAAGGAGTGGAGCAAAGCTGGATACTTTTCAAGGACGCCTGTCTGAGAGCACAATAGCCCTCCATCcctcagaataagaaagcaggcagaggaggcaTGGCATGGCCTGGTCAGGATGTGCTGGTCAGGCTGAGGGATAAGGGCACgtacaggcagtggaagcaaggATGTGTCACCAGGGcagaatacagggatgctgtccagACATGCACAGATGGGATCAGGAATGCCAAGGTGCAGATGGACTTGCAACAAGAAGGGATTCTTCAGGTACAGAGGTCACAAGGGACAGACCAAAGAGCTCCTCTGCTAGATgggaaaggagaactggctacAATAGACGTGGAGAAGGCTGAGGCATCCAATGggttctttgcctcagtcttcactggcagccaggattcttgTATTTCTCTCATCCCTGAACATCACATCCCAGAACCTCTAGGTGGGATCTGGAGGGGCAAATTCCCCCGCACtttaagggcagagcaagtccgaggCTGACTCATGAGAATGAATGcatacaagtctatggggctggatgacaTGTATCCCAgggctgatgtggttgctgagccgctctccatcatgtCTCCATCAcgagcagcctgagctgggctTGATCTAGCAGTTAGAAACCCTT
This window encodes:
- the LRRC26 gene encoding LOW QUALITY PROTEIN: leucine-rich repeat-containing protein 26 (The sequence of the model RefSeq protein was modified relative to this genomic sequence to represent the inferred CDS: inserted 2 bases in 1 codon); translated protein: MDSTDLAAYLAGAVPGKGRACSGECVQLPGARHIQLLTAPKGASQGRGARQGHQAXPAMGATPMPGNGEPPLRGWAATGGWRGPSVLLVLLLLLCPLPAPACPHTCHCQAGDVDCHQRDLHEVPRLLPTNASTLWLDYNLIAVLRAHAFPSLPVLLRLSLTHNRLEKIHRQALLGLGTLQELDLSDNYLSVLSPETFLPLTSLSILNLGYNRLEQLEAGVLPALPQLQVIFLNGNPWMCSCSILPLWRWLEHNREKVPERSSLRCMFPKSLNTYPIMAFGNDSFQQCQKIPLSAQNYAAFLLIGPFSFLASIFCCTLIGSIVVIYQHLRKEPQSWRRTLSTGCH
- the RNF224 gene encoding RING finger protein 224, with amino-acid sequence MSQAGSSPCAEDEGPRAEAHTRTPSRGSQKLECIICYSSYDLCGRLPRRLYCGHTFCQTCLKRLDAVANEQRWIPCPQCRQNTPTPRGGVTMLDLDLATFLLIKADKEHPRVAARSLQDVATKDLCKEPPVTQQPLGLCQDAVPRAPFPNRGCCRPCICCGVTAAFEI